In one Alphaproteobacteria bacterium genomic region, the following are encoded:
- a CDS encoding permease has protein sequence MKRMAGSFGPLVGWRGLFWLAGGVTAIAAVAHPEKALETLIFVVEGLVSVAPIVLPGILVAAWVIASGAGGRVASLFNGHVVKTVLAAAAIGAVAPVCGVTVLPLMVGLLAAGVPLAPVMAFWLSSPVTDPAMLATTAATLGLEFAIGKTLAAFGIGLLGGCATGLVAARPWVLAPLRDNSLVRSLDTGCGCGPATFVPAPWADAERRRLFLKQYGATARLILICLAPAFAAEYLLQMALDPHALAPLVGRDVWWAVPLAVFVGAPAYLDGYAALPLTRGLIEHGMAPGAAMAFLVSGGVVSIWGAMAILPVLRAKAFSLYLGLALTGSLLAGWVFGLVV, from the coding sequence ATGAAACGGATGGCCGGTAGTTTCGGACCGCTTGTCGGCTGGCGGGGCCTGTTCTGGCTGGCGGGGGGCGTGACGGCTATTGCTGCGGTCGCCCATCCCGAGAAGGCCCTGGAAACACTGATCTTCGTCGTCGAAGGGCTGGTTTCCGTCGCGCCCATCGTCCTGCCGGGAATCCTGGTCGCCGCCTGGGTGATCGCCAGCGGTGCCGGCGGTCGGGTGGCCTCCTTGTTCAACGGCCATGTGGTCAAGACCGTCCTGGCAGCAGCGGCCATCGGTGCGGTGGCGCCGGTCTGTGGCGTCACCGTGCTGCCGCTGATGGTGGGGTTGCTGGCGGCGGGCGTGCCGCTGGCGCCGGTCATGGCATTCTGGCTGTCTTCCCCGGTGACCGATCCGGCGATGCTGGCGACCACTGCCGCGACGCTGGGCCTGGAATTTGCGATCGGAAAGACGCTCGCCGCCTTCGGGATCGGCCTGCTGGGCGGTTGCGCGACCGGACTTGTCGCCGCCAGGCCGTGGGTGCTTGCGCCCCTGCGCGACAATTCCCTTGTCCGCAGCCTGGACACGGGTTGCGGTTGCGGACCGGCGACATTCGTGCCGGCGCCCTGGGCGGATGCGGAACGCCGGCGCCTGTTCCTGAAACAGTACGGCGCGACCGCCAGGCTGATCCTGATCTGTCTGGCCCCGGCATTCGCGGCGGAATACCTGCTGCAGATGGCATTGGACCCGCACGCCCTGGCGCCGCTGGTGGGCAGGGATGTGTGGTGGGCCGTCCCGCTGGCGGTCTTCGTCGGGGCGCCGGCCTACCTGGACGGTTATGCGGCCCTGCCCCTGACCCGCGGCCTGATCGAACACGGCATGGCGCCCGGCGCGGCGATGGCCTTCCTGGTTTCGGGCGGCGTTGTCAGCATCTGGGGCGCGATGGCGATCCTGCCGGTGCTGCGGGCCAAGGCCTTTTCGCTGTATCTCGGCCTCGCTCTGACCGGATCCCTGTTGGCCGGTTGGGTGTTCGGCCTTGTGGTGTGA
- a CDS encoding helix-turn-helix domain-containing protein, with protein MQQKESTRRSNRDRSEETRGKLLKAARTLFVEKGYAETGTPEIVKAAAVTRGALYHHFADKADLFRAVVVQEATAVAGEIESAALDLSDPIEALVTGAEAYFRAMRAAGRARILLIDGPAVLGADALAEIDRETGGGTLHAGLAHAAQRHGRSDLPLEELAQLLSAAFDRAALAVSEGADPTVYATAMRELLTGLFR; from the coding sequence ATGCAACAAAAAGAATCCACAAGACGGTCAAACCGCGACCGGTCGGAGGAAACCCGCGGCAAGCTACTGAAGGCGGCGCGCACGCTTTTCGTCGAAAAGGGCTATGCGGAAACCGGCACGCCGGAGATCGTGAAGGCCGCCGCCGTGACACGCGGGGCGCTCTACCATCACTTCGCGGACAAGGCGGACCTGTTCCGTGCCGTGGTCGTGCAGGAGGCGACAGCGGTGGCAGGCGAGATTGAAAGCGCCGCGCTCGATCTCAGCGACCCGATCGAGGCGCTTGTCACCGGGGCGGAGGCCTATTTCCGGGCGATGCGCGCGGCCGGGCGTGCCCGGATCCTGCTGATCGACGGTCCCGCCGTGTTAGGCGCGGATGCCCTGGCGGAGATCGATCGTGAGACCGGGGGCGGCACGCTTCATGCCGGACTTGCTCATGCCGCCCAACGGCATGGCCGGTCGGACCTGCCGCTGGAGGAACTGGCGCAACTCCTTTCGGCGGCGTTCGACCGTGCAGCCCTGGCCGTATCGGAAGGTGCGGACCCGACCGTCTATGCCACTGCAATGCGCGAACTGCTAACCGGGCTGTTCCGTTAG
- a CDS encoding class I SAM-dependent methyltransferase, whose product MTTAQRFWDGAADKYAASPVKDVPAYEKTLERVRAYLKPTDRVLELGCGTGTTALKLANASGRITATDISARMIEIARKKALDQGVDNVDFRQGTPGDGTLGGETYDVVTAFNFLHLLPDLPAALTEIRDRVEPGGLFISKSVCLQGPWRAMWLAIIVMRLFGKAPYVNFLSTRRLESEIRKAGFEIIETGDYPKSPPSHFVVARRV is encoded by the coding sequence ATGACGACGGCACAGCGTTTCTGGGATGGGGCGGCGGACAAATACGCGGCAAGTCCGGTAAAGGATGTACCCGCTTATGAGAAGACCCTGGAGCGGGTTCGGGCATATCTGAAACCGACGGACCGCGTCCTGGAACTTGGGTGCGGCACCGGAACCACGGCGCTGAAGCTGGCGAATGCGTCCGGGCGGATCACAGCGACGGATATCTCGGCCCGGATGATCGAGATCGCCCGGAAAAAGGCCCTCGATCAGGGGGTGGACAATGTCGATTTTCGGCAGGGTACCCCGGGCGACGGGACGCTGGGTGGCGAGACCTATGATGTCGTGACGGCGTTCAATTTCCTGCATCTGCTGCCGGATCTGCCGGCCGCCCTGACGGAGATTCGTGACCGGGTCGAACCCGGCGGCTTGTTCATCTCGAAGTCGGTCTGCCTTCAGGGGCCGTGGCGCGCCATGTGGCTGGCGATCATCGTGATGCGCCTGTTCGGCAAGGCCCCCTACGTGAATTTCCTGTCGACCCGTCGATTGGAGTCAGAGATCCGGAAGGCCGGATTCGAAATCATTGAGACCGGTGATTATCCGAAATCGCCGCCAAGCCATTTCGTGGTGGCCCGTCGGGTCTAG
- a CDS encoding LysR substrate-binding domain-containing protein, giving the protein MTDTSIGRTLDSDVLRTFLAVADAGSFTGGAERIFRTQSATSLQIKQLETLLGRQVFERHGRGVRLSPTGEQLEKVARQVVGDLDRTLSTFTGAGAAGKLRVGIPDEIRHGVLSRVLGDFAAAHPATEIVVQCAMSSRFAAAIDNGDLDLAVYDADLVAPDAEILMQETVHWAASRTKTAWRRDPLPVALFDRDCWWRDAALEHLARIRRAYRIVYSSESAGGVLAALDAGIAVGMLARSSLHDGLTVLGAQDGFPDPLPNTTLVLRRAPALKDDPAADAMSDALRSAFRR; this is encoded by the coding sequence ATGACTGATACCTCAATCGGCAGAACCCTGGACAGCGATGTACTGCGTACCTTTCTGGCCGTGGCGGATGCGGGCAGTTTCACGGGCGGTGCGGAACGGATATTCCGGACCCAGTCGGCGACCAGCCTCCAGATCAAACAGCTCGAAACCCTTCTGGGCCGTCAGGTCTTTGAGCGGCATGGTCGGGGAGTCCGCCTGTCGCCGACCGGTGAGCAGTTGGAGAAGGTGGCAAGGCAGGTCGTGGGCGATCTCGACAGAACCCTGAGCACCTTCACCGGGGCCGGCGCGGCCGGAAAACTGCGCGTGGGCATTCCCGACGAGATCCGCCACGGCGTTCTGTCCCGTGTTCTGGGCGATTTTGCCGCGGCGCATCCGGCCACCGAAATCGTGGTGCAATGCGCGATGAGCAGCCGGTTCGCCGCGGCCATCGACAATGGCGATCTGGATCTGGCGGTCTATGATGCCGATCTCGTCGCGCCGGATGCCGAGATCCTGATGCAGGAAACCGTTCACTGGGCGGCCTCCAGAACGAAGACGGCCTGGCGCCGGGACCCGCTGCCGGTCGCGCTGTTCGACCGCGATTGCTGGTGGCGCGACGCGGCCCTGGAGCATCTGGCCCGGATCAGGCGTGCCTATCGCATCGTCTATTCCAGCGAGAGCGCGGGAGGCGTCCTGGCCGCCCTGGATGCCGGGATCGCCGTGGGCATGCTGGCCCGCAGCAGTCTCCATGACGGCCTCACCGTGCTCGGCGCGCAGGACGGTTTCCCCGACCCGCTGCCGAACACGACCCTGGTTCTGCGGCGTGCCCCGGCCCTGAAGGACGATCCGGCCGCCGACGCCATGTCGGACGCCCTGCGATCGGCCTTCAGGCGATGA
- a CDS encoding ATP-binding protein, with translation MESDFNVFLLLLNNISIFVVLIVGYAFLIDAVRDWPKWRRQAVLGLFFGLVAIGSMYVKIPVVEGVIVDQRNAIIVLSGAFGGPFAALVSGTIAAAYRTYLGGAGALAGVFGVTLSAMVGAGLYYMRWYKNDLVTLATGAFLAVLLTAPGFLLVGDLAFGLELMKRMLLPWGAAIFMGIFLGGLLLSREDRRQKSEIDKRKSEALYRQLFESSMVSLWILDLRPLVETLRALRRAGVTDLRARLANSRDFRADLSDKIIVTHVNKACLNMYGAQSSEELIGRRHHVFGPESWDVLTELVVAIWEERRSLIVETEHRSLDGRKLTVLVSIPIPKDDAGYAAIPASIMDLTDRVAAEGERDRALQKAQEADKAKSDFLAAMSHELRTPLNAILGFSDIIAQRTLGASGSGKYQEYAGYIHSSGELLLSLVDDILDIAAIESGRKALKLSEFELPRLVDESISMLDTKASAAGVTFHTDLPDSLSPVVGDRRAVQQILLNLLSNSVKYTPTGGQIRIAAKSADDRTSISVADTGKGIPPDRLTDILQPFVRSEDDPMKAQEGWGLGLSIARSLVELHHGQFDIDSTLGQGTTVTFDLPNPLNGGDRPVLTEQPG, from the coding sequence ATGGAATCCGATTTCAACGTCTTTCTGCTGTTGTTGAACAACATATCGATCTTCGTTGTCCTGATCGTCGGCTATGCGTTCCTGATCGATGCCGTCAGAGACTGGCCGAAATGGCGGCGTCAGGCGGTGCTGGGCCTGTTCTTCGGCCTTGTCGCGATCGGCAGCATGTATGTCAAAATCCCGGTGGTCGAAGGCGTGATCGTCGATCAGCGGAATGCAATCATCGTGCTCAGCGGCGCATTCGGCGGCCCCTTTGCCGCGCTGGTCAGCGGCACGATTGCAGCCGCCTATCGCACCTATCTGGGTGGCGCAGGGGCTCTGGCGGGTGTTTTCGGCGTTACCTTGTCCGCCATGGTGGGCGCAGGCCTGTATTACATGCGGTGGTACAAGAACGACCTGGTCACTCTCGCGACCGGGGCCTTCCTGGCGGTATTGCTCACCGCCCCGGGGTTTCTTCTGGTGGGCGACCTGGCCTTCGGGCTTGAATTGATGAAGCGCATGCTTCTGCCCTGGGGCGCCGCCATTTTCATGGGCATATTTCTGGGCGGATTGCTGCTTTCACGTGAAGACAGACGCCAGAAATCGGAAATCGATAAGCGGAAGAGCGAGGCGCTCTACAGGCAATTGTTCGAAAGCTCCATGGTTTCGCTTTGGATTCTGGACCTTCGTCCTCTCGTCGAGACGCTGCGGGCCCTTCGCCGGGCCGGTGTCACCGACCTTCGTGCCCGTCTGGCCAACAGCCGCGATTTCCGCGCCGATCTTTCCGACAAGATCATCGTGACCCATGTCAACAAGGCGTGTCTTAACATGTATGGCGCCCAATCCAGCGAGGAGTTGATTGGCCGCCGGCACCATGTTTTCGGGCCCGAGTCCTGGGACGTCCTGACCGAACTGGTCGTCGCCATCTGGGAGGAACGCAGAAGCCTTATCGTCGAAACCGAACATCGAAGCCTCGACGGGCGCAAGCTGACTGTTCTGGTGTCCATACCCATTCCCAAGGATGACGCGGGCTATGCGGCCATCCCGGCCAGCATCATGGATCTGACCGACCGTGTCGCGGCGGAAGGCGAAAGAGACCGCGCCCTGCAGAAGGCCCAGGAGGCGGACAAGGCCAAGTCGGATTTTCTTGCCGCGATGAGCCACGAGTTGCGAACCCCACTGAATGCGATTCTGGGATTTTCCGACATCATTGCGCAACGAACGCTGGGCGCTTCAGGATCGGGCAAGTATCAGGAATATGCAGGATATATCCATTCCAGCGGCGAACTGCTTTTGTCGCTGGTCGACGATATCCTGGATATCGCGGCGATTGAATCGGGGCGCAAGGCGCTGAAACTGTCCGAGTTCGAACTGCCGCGGCTGGTCGACGAAAGCATTTCAATGCTGGACACAAAGGCAAGCGCGGCCGGCGTGACATTTCATACGGACCTGCCGGATTCCTTGTCGCCGGTGGTCGGCGACCGTCGCGCCGTGCAGCAGATCCTGTTGAACCTCCTGTCCAACTCGGTGAAATACACCCCGACCGGGGGGCAGATCCGGATTGCCGCAAAGTCCGCGGACGACCGCACCTCAATCAGCGTCGCGGACACAGGCAAGGGCATCCCCCCGGACCGGCTGACCGATATCCTGCAGCCCTTTGTGCGTAGCGAGGACGACCCGATGAAGGCGCAGGAAGGCTGGGGGCTGGGCCTGTCGATTGCCCGTTCCCTCGTCGAGCTGCATCACGGCCAGTTCGATATCGACAGCACACTGGGTCAGGGAACCACCGTCACCTTCGACCTGCCCAACCCATTGAATGGAGGCGACCGGCCCGTCCTAACGGAACAGCCCGGTTAG
- a CDS encoding pirin family protein produces MHIDRIIKGMETSDGDGVRLTRMIGTPQCDMIDPFLMLDRFDNDDPNAYIGGFPDHPHRGFETVTVMLDGRMRHRDSTGGEGVIGPGDVQWMTAGRGIVHSEMPEQIEGRMRGFQLWVNLPAAKKMTPAGYQDLTEAKIPAIEKDGLTVRVIAGSYDDIEGPARTQTDIRLLRIDAAPGSTIRLQAPRDHNAFVSVYEGSVSGPDAQDAARSVPAPSLAELTGGGEVTLTAGAEGAALFYGEGRPINEPVARYGPFVMNSQDQLIQAVRDFQSGRFV; encoded by the coding sequence ATGCATATCGACCGGATCATCAAGGGTATGGAAACGTCCGACGGCGACGGGGTGCGGCTGACCCGCATGATCGGCACACCGCAATGCGACATGATCGACCCGTTCCTGATGCTGGACCGGTTCGATAACGACGACCCGAACGCCTATATCGGCGGCTTCCCGGATCACCCCCATCGCGGCTTCGAGACCGTGACGGTGATGCTGGACGGTCGGATGCGGCACCGCGATTCGACCGGCGGCGAGGGCGTGATCGGTCCGGGCGACGTGCAATGGATGACTGCGGGGCGCGGGATCGTGCATTCGGAAATGCCGGAACAGATCGAAGGCCGCATGCGCGGTTTCCAGCTGTGGGTCAATCTGCCGGCCGCGAAGAAGATGACACCGGCCGGTTATCAGGATCTGACCGAGGCGAAGATTCCGGCGATCGAGAAGGATGGCCTGACAGTGCGGGTGATCGCGGGCTCCTATGACGATATCGAAGGCCCGGCCCGGACACAGACGGATATCCGCCTGCTGCGTATCGACGCCGCCCCGGGTTCAACGATCCGACTGCAGGCACCCCGGGATCACAATGCCTTCGTGAGCGTCTACGAGGGGTCGGTCTCGGGCCCGGACGCGCAGGACGCGGCCCGCAGCGTCCCCGCACCCTCGCTGGCGGAACTGACCGGCGGGGGAGAGGTTACACTGACAGCCGGTGCCGAAGGGGCCGCCCTGTTCTATGGCGAAGGGCGCCCGATCAACGAACCCGTCGCCCGCTACGGCCCCTTCGTGATGAACAGCCAGGACCAACTGATCCAGGCGGTTCGGGATTTTCAGTCCGGACGGTTCGTCTGA
- a CDS encoding DMT family transporter, which yields MSPPVTEVDVPAAKHAPPRAPVPAKPGNPMLGAALMTMAALLFAGLNGLVKYASNLGLDPLQISFLRSVFAAGAMMPFLIRPILVNGIGYLKPVRPGLMLFRGASACIGVMLWMTAVTMLPLAEVTAISFTAPLFATVGSALLLGETVRARRWSAIAIGFVGVLIILRPGMIPLETGVFWAIGAAGGMAVAALVIKLLTRTEPADRIVFWTNVVLTLGTLGPALWVWTPMTMEMWLVGIAMGAVGAVSHIFLTNAFAAADASIVLPFDYTRLPFVAVVGFFAFGETSDLITWLGAALIAGSAFYVARREQQIARKAQNAARTGAASG from the coding sequence ATGAGCCCGCCCGTAACCGAAGTCGACGTTCCCGCCGCGAAACACGCGCCGCCCCGGGCGCCAGTTCCGGCGAAACCGGGGAATCCGATGCTCGGCGCGGCGCTGATGACCATGGCCGCCCTGTTGTTTGCCGGGCTGAACGGTCTGGTCAAATACGCCTCCAATCTGGGCCTCGATCCGTTACAGATATCCTTCCTGCGCAGCGTCTTCGCTGCCGGCGCCATGATGCCCTTCCTGATCCGACCGATCCTGGTAAACGGGATCGGCTATCTGAAGCCGGTGCGACCGGGCTTGATGCTGTTCCGGGGAGCGTCCGCCTGCATCGGCGTCATGCTGTGGATGACAGCGGTGACCATGCTGCCACTGGCGGAAGTGACCGCGATCAGTTTCACGGCGCCGCTCTTCGCGACCGTCGGCAGTGCCTTGTTGCTGGGTGAGACCGTGCGTGCCCGGCGCTGGTCGGCAATCGCGATCGGCTTTGTCGGTGTTCTGATCATCCTGCGGCCCGGCATGATCCCGCTGGAGACCGGCGTCTTCTGGGCCATCGGCGCCGCCGGAGGCATGGCGGTCGCGGCCCTGGTGATCAAGCTCCTGACCAGAACCGAACCGGCCGACCGGATCGTGTTCTGGACCAATGTGGTCCTGACATTGGGCACGCTGGGCCCGGCCTTATGGGTCTGGACGCCGATGACGATGGAGATGTGGCTGGTCGGCATTGCCATGGGTGCGGTCGGCGCGGTCAGCCATATCTTCCTGACCAACGCCTTTGCCGCGGCGGACGCATCCATCGTGCTGCCCTTCGACTATACCCGACTGCCCTTTGTCGCCGTGGTCGGCTTCTTCGCCTTTGGCGAAACATCGGACCTGATCACCTGGCTGGGGGCGGCGCTGATCGCGGGATCGGCCTTCTACGTCGCCCGACGGGAACAGCAGATCGCCAGGAAGGCGCAAAATGCGGCGCGGACCGGCGCCGCATCCGGCTAG
- a CDS encoding DUF3429 domain-containing protein, translated as MAGTDTPGRAIPKPALILGLAGLIPFFAPALGLWSRDPSLMHNALIMQFGYAAVILSFLGGVHWGRALAGDACRPNWARLLWSVTPATLGWALLLLPDPHVILGGFAVAFALAYLVDRKAVAVGMFPAWYGRLRKILTIGVLTALILTLVAGYGTIAV; from the coding sequence ATGGCCGGGACGGATACGCCCGGCCGGGCCATCCCGAAACCGGCCCTGATCCTGGGGCTGGCGGGGTTGATTCCCTTCTTTGCCCCGGCCCTCGGCTTGTGGAGCCGCGATCCCTCGCTGATGCACAACGCCCTGATCATGCAGTTCGGCTATGCCGCCGTGATCCTGTCTTTTCTCGGCGGGGTGCATTGGGGGCGGGCGCTGGCCGGCGATGCCTGCCGGCCGAATTGGGCCCGCCTGTTATGGTCGGTGACACCGGCAACCCTCGGCTGGGCATTGCTGCTGCTGCCGGATCCACACGTCATTCTGGGTGGCTTTGCCGTTGCCTTCGCCTTGGCCTATCTGGTCGATCGCAAGGCGGTTGCGGTCGGCATGTTCCCGGCCTGGTACGGTCGGCTGCGCAAAATTCTGACAATCGGGGTGCTGACGGCGCTGATTCTGACCCTGGTCGCCGGATACGGCACGATCGCGGTCTAG
- a CDS encoding VOC family protein: MRCTQYYPVIMTDDVAATSRFYQDHFRFQAVFEADWYVHLQSSEDEKVNLAILKGDHETIPAVGRGRVSGLLLNFEVEDVDAVHDRAKADGLPILLELRDEAFGQRHFITSDPNGVLIDVIKPIPPSAEFLAQYAPDAVPA; this comes from the coding sequence ATGCGCTGCACCCAGTACTACCCCGTGATCATGACCGATGATGTCGCCGCCACATCGCGCTTCTATCAGGACCACTTCCGCTTTCAGGCGGTGTTCGAGGCGGACTGGTATGTCCACCTGCAATCGAGTGAGGACGAGAAGGTGAACCTCGCCATTCTGAAGGGCGATCACGAGACCATTCCGGCCGTCGGCCGGGGCCGGGTATCCGGCCTGCTGCTGAATTTTGAGGTAGAGGATGTCGACGCGGTCCATGACCGGGCCAAGGCTGACGGCCTGCCGATCCTGCTGGAGCTCCGAGACGAAGCCTTCGGCCAGCGCCACTTCATTACCAGCGACCCGAACGGCGTCCTGATCGACGTGATCAAGCCGATCCCGCCCAGCGCCGAGTTCCTGGCGCAATACGCCCCGGACGCCGTACCGGCCTGA
- a CDS encoding acetoacetate--CoA ligase, producing MTEPLWTPDPQAVEASNMTKFRKECERRWSVDLPDYDALWQWSVTEVEKFWDTFWDFAGIKAETKGNRVLADGDKMPGAKFFPDARFNFAQNLLSRRDDSDAIVFRAENKARKRLSWNELYDLVSRLRQALAAAGVGQGDRVAGFVPNMPETIAAMLATASLGAVWTSCSPDFGVQGVLDRFGQSEPKVLFTADGYFYNGKTIESLPRVREFLTDLPSVQQVVVLPLIAEVPDCDMVAGAASLADFIADFPAQEIDFPQLPFNIPLYIMYSSGTTGKPKCITHGAGGTLLTQWKEHLLHCDAGPEDRTFYFTTCGWMMWNWLVAGLACGSTLMLYDGSPFAPDGNVLFDYAQDEKWTIFGTSAKWIDACAKAELKPIETHDLSSVRVMCSTGSPLVPESFDYVYRDVKKDLQLSSISGGTDILGCFMLGNPVKPVWRGEIQSPGLGMAVNVFDDDGKPVVGEQGELVCIRPFPSMPLGFWGDDTGERYHAAYFDKYPNVWTHGDFIAQSEHHGFTVYGRSDATLNPGGVRIGTAEIYRQVESFPEILESIVIGQIWDNDTRVVLFVRMQPGQDLTDDLIKAIKTRIRSNCTPRHVPAKVIAVADIPRTRSGKITELAVRDVVHGRAVKNAEALANPEALDLYRDLPELQS from the coding sequence ATGACCGAGCCGCTGTGGACGCCCGATCCGCAGGCTGTCGAAGCCAGCAACATGACCAAGTTCCGCAAGGAATGCGAACGGCGCTGGTCCGTGGATCTGCCGGATTACGATGCACTGTGGCAGTGGTCGGTGACCGAGGTCGAAAAGTTCTGGGATACGTTCTGGGACTTCGCCGGGATCAAGGCCGAGACCAAGGGGAACCGTGTTCTGGCGGACGGCGACAAGATGCCGGGTGCCAAGTTCTTCCCCGATGCCCGCTTCAATTTTGCCCAGAACCTACTGTCCCGGCGTGACGACAGCGATGCCATCGTCTTCCGGGCCGAAAACAAGGCCCGGAAACGGCTGAGCTGGAACGAGCTCTACGATCTGGTCTCGCGCCTGCGTCAGGCGCTGGCGGCAGCCGGCGTCGGGCAGGGCGACCGGGTCGCCGGCTTCGTGCCCAATATGCCGGAAACCATCGCGGCGATGCTGGCGACGGCCTCCCTGGGCGCTGTCTGGACCAGTTGCTCACCCGATTTCGGCGTGCAGGGCGTGCTCGACCGGTTCGGACAGTCGGAGCCCAAGGTCCTTTTTACGGCGGACGGGTATTTCTACAACGGCAAGACCATCGAGAGCCTGCCGAGGGTTCGCGAATTCCTGACCGACCTGCCCAGTGTGCAGCAGGTCGTCGTACTGCCGCTGATCGCGGAGGTGCCGGACTGCGATATGGTGGCGGGCGCGGCGTCCCTGGCGGATTTTATTGCCGACTTCCCGGCGCAGGAAATCGACTTCCCGCAGCTGCCATTCAACATTCCGCTCTACATCATGTATTCGTCGGGCACGACGGGTAAGCCGAAATGCATCACCCACGGCGCCGGCGGAACCCTGCTGACGCAGTGGAAGGAACATCTGCTGCATTGCGATGCGGGACCGGAAGACCGGACCTTCTACTTCACCACCTGCGGCTGGATGATGTGGAACTGGCTTGTCGCGGGTCTGGCCTGCGGCTCCACGCTGATGCTCTATGACGGCTCACCCTTCGCACCGGACGGCAATGTCCTGTTCGACTATGCGCAGGATGAGAAATGGACCATCTTCGGCACGTCGGCGAAATGGATCGACGCCTGTGCCAAGGCGGAGCTGAAGCCGATCGAGACCCATGATCTTTCCAGCGTCCGGGTGATGTGCTCCACCGGGTCGCCGCTGGTGCCGGAGAGCTTCGACTATGTCTACCGCGATGTGAAGAAGGACCTGCAGCTCAGTTCCATCTCAGGCGGCACGGACATTCTCGGCTGCTTCATGCTGGGCAATCCGGTAAAGCCGGTCTGGCGCGGTGAGATCCAGTCGCCGGGGCTGGGCATGGCGGTCAATGTCTTCGATGACGACGGCAAGCCGGTGGTCGGCGAACAGGGCGAACTGGTCTGCATCCGACCCTTCCCGTCCATGCCGTTGGGCTTCTGGGGCGACGATACGGGCGAACGCTATCATGCCGCCTATTTCGACAAGTATCCCAATGTCTGGACCCATGGCGACTTCATCGCCCAGTCCGAACATCACGGCTTCACGGTCTACGGCCGGTCGGACGCGACGCTCAACCCGGGTGGCGTGCGGATCGGTACGGCGGAAATCTATCGCCAGGTCGAAAGTTTCCCGGAAATCCTGGAATCCATCGTCATCGGCCAGATCTGGGACAACGATACGCGCGTCGTCCTGTTCGTCCGCATGCAGCCGGGCCAGGACCTGACCGACGATCTGATCAAGGCGATCAAGACCCGTATCCGCAGCAACTGCACCCCGCGCCATGTCCCCGCCAAGGTCATCGCGGTGGCGGATATCCCGCGCACGCGCTCCGGCAAGATTACCGAACTGGCTGTCCGGGACGTCGTCCACGGCCGTGCGGTAAAGAATGCCGAGGCGTTGGCCAACCCGGAGGCGCTGGACCTCTATAGGGACCTGCCGGAACTTCAGTCCTGA